Proteins encoded together in one Oncorhynchus mykiss isolate Arlee chromosome 7, USDA_OmykA_1.1, whole genome shotgun sequence window:
- the LOC110527549 gene encoding B-cell CLL/lymphoma 9 protein isoform X2, with protein sequence MMLEVQEERAAGNFSRKERVKKERDEAGPDSGRANSNTNPSSNNHNAALAGTGHRNPRAKATPSASPHQHLTPPSVSLGSPSMHSSNPKVRNSPSANTQSSPKQKQEAMVRSPPVMSPSSAAQMDSKLPNQGKPGGAGSQSQPSPCDPKVLGPKGPVGSLGLKNGQGLNAGNGAKGKMKRERSTSVESFEHRDTGTSNNEGDQKDCNLIEMKPLDSNNALSSATSTHNTVGGQSMELGGSGPKPGSKVVYVFTTEMANKAADAVFTGHSDNIIAFHMNNNSNGKGNKPHLPVNNQIGPPRGDSKQLGGAPQQQSSHPSDQNHQQASKAPPPGQQQPAEAQPQGTKPGSFLQDVAASGGMDSKSGSPQNGTPHDANSNPGGTPGHQTPSGASQQGFPSLDLPNGADAKLTAQQQQLAHELMSSMGDNSEGLSQEQLEHRERSLQTLRDIQRMLFPDDKELSLKDMVAMGQGNPGGPPGPNPGMMEGGPKKPGEQGPLQAMMAQSQSLGKPGGPVGPRPDGTPFGPGGLRDMSFSPDELGPPPPGPPMNSHGGPGGEHGDHTGMNPEQMAWLKLQQEFYEEKKRKQEQMQHRGPMGDMMMHQQGPRGPMMRGPPPPYQINSAGEMWGPEHFPEQMSMGPRGPMHPHMQRMPGGFPPGMMNPGMEGGPNPRGPRPGMNWPDDMGPNMGDGRGFLPGQGPFVGPGGRVERFPNPQAMQEAMFQQSIGGDKQGMGLPPGMIMEMNRMMGGNGPRGPMDGPGNGPNGGGMMFPRMPGDVGPMSPSSRMEFVKGLGRDMGPEFSMGPGNMNMGPNPQMMQAKMRGEPPMNMSPEEMMKMRGGSMPENMGPQKMMQGPPFPDQGHHPGDFNMGPNRHFPGMGPHGPGNPRCPRVEPPFGPDQRGPNHGGNGRLSHMPPNSGPPPNQRNMGGRKGPQDIQANSPNINPLKSPTLRQVQSPMLGSPSGNLKSPQTPSQLAGMLQGPSAAAAAAASIKSPPMMGSAGASPVHMKSPSLPAPSPGWTSSPKPPMQSPGIPQNNKQPPLSMTSPNMMGNVEQGGNGPTTAPPSSSASSLPSGSPYALPPEPTISQNPLSIMMSRMSKFAMPTSTPLYHDAIKTVASSDDDSPPARSPNLPPMNMSGMGMNHHPGHNRMMAPTSQGPMPALSPMGMNTMGSQPLSHGMPNQMPSPNPMGGPHQGPMGPGMMGPHGMMMPGGQDPGMGNPQMIPQGRMGFSHRGQGFPPGHSPPQQVPFPHNGPGPQGGFPHGMGFQVEGGPMGRMGNMGPGGDPGGLCKPNTPGGGQDFNMFNNDNDLHEVMRTGATGMPEFDLSRIIPSEKPSQTLSYFPRGGDGPGVKPPHQSGPQGFPPHMQGMMVEGNPRMGMPMQGMGGPSGPGHMGGPQDMPMGNPGHNPMRQPHPGHPGFIPQGMMGPQHRMLSPGQQPGMMGGPGQGMMQVKERGGPMYNHPGPVGSPNMMMSLHGMGGPQQTMMMPPQMRPRGMAGDMSMGFNPGPGNPGNLMF encoded by the exons ATGATGCTGGAGGTGCAAGAGGAAAGAGCAGCAGGAAACTTCAGCCGGAAAGAGCGTGTCAAGAAGGAGCGGGACGAGGCAGGCCCGGACAGTGGCCGAGCCAATAGCAACACTAACCCCTCCTCTAATAACCACAACGCCGCCCTCGCCGGCACAGGCCACAGGAACCCCCGGGCCAAGGCCACACCCTCGGCCAGCCCGCACCAGCACTTGACTCCGCCCTCTGTCTCCCTGGGATCGCCGTCAATGCATTCCAGCAATCCCAAAGTGAGGAACTCCCCATCGGCTAACACGCAGAG CAGTCCCAAACAGAAGCAGGAGGCCATGGTGCGCTCCCCACCCGTCATGTCTCCCTCCAGCGCCGCCCAGATGGACTCAAAACTGCCCAATCAGGGAAAGCCGGGGGGCGCGGGCAGCCAATCGCAGCCCTCGCCCTGTGACCCCAAAGTTCTAGGCCCTAAGGGGCCCGTAGGGAGCCTGGGACTAAAAAACGGACAAGGCCTGAATGCAGGCAACGGGGCCAAGGGCAAAATGAAGAGGGAAAGAAGCACTTCGGTGGAGTCGTTTGAGCATCGTGACACGGGGACGAGCAACAACGAGGGGGACCAGAAAG ACTGCAATTTGATAGAGATGAAGCCTTTGGACTCCAACAACGCGCTCAGCTCGGCCACGTCGACACACAATACCGTTGGAGGGCAGAGCATGGAGCTGGGCGGCAGCGGTCCCAAGCCCGGGTCAAAGGTTGTGTACGTCTTCACCACAGAGATGGCCAACAA GGCGGCTGATGCGGTCTTCACAGGCCACTCGGACAACATCATTGCCTTCCACATGAACAACAACTCCAACGGCAAGGGCAACAAGCCCCATCTACCTGTG AATAATCAGATAGGACCCCCCCGGGGTGACTCCAAGCAGCTGGGTGGAGCCCCCCAGCAGCAGTCATCTCACCCTTCTGACCAGAACCACCAGCAAGCCTCCAAAGCACCTCCACCAGGCCAACAGCAGCCAGCAGAGGCCCAGCCTCAGGGGACCAAGCCTGGGAGCTTCCTCCAGGACGTGGCCGCGTCTGGGGGCATGGACTCTAAGAGTGGAAGCCCCCAGAACGGCACGCCCCACGACGCTAACAGCAACCCTGGAGGGACGCCCGGCCACCAGACCCCTTCTGGGGCATCCCAACAGGGCTTCCCCTCTCTGGACCTTCCCAATGGCGCTGACGCCAAACTCACggcccagcagcagcagctggcACACGAGCTGATGTCCAGCATGGGGGACAACTCTGAGGGCCTGTCCCAGGAGCAGCTGGAGCACCGTGAACGCTCCCTGCAGACGCTACGGGACATCCAGCGCATGCTCTTCCCCGATGACAAGGAGTTATCCCTCAAAGACATGGTAGCCATGGGGCAGGGCAACCCAGGCGGGCCTCCTGGGCCCAACCCCGGCATGATGGAGGGGGGGCCCAAGAAACCTGGGGAGCAGGGCCCCCTCCAGGCCATGATGGCCCAGTCCCAGAGCCTGGGGAAGCCTGGAGGCCCTGTGGGGCCCCGGCCCGATGGCACTCCATTTGGGCCCGGAGGCCTCAGAGACATGTCATTCTCCCCGGACGAGCTGGGGCCTCCGCCTCCTGGACCGCCTATGAATTCTCACGGAGGGCCCGGCGGTGAGCACGGGGATCACACAGGGATGAACCCGGAGCAGATGGCATGGCTGAAGCTGCAGCAGGAGTTCTACGAGGAGAAGAAAAGGAAGCAGGAGCAGATGCAGCACCGGGGACCCATGGGCGACATGATGATGCACCAACAAGGCCCCCGGGGCCCCATGATGCGCGGGCCCCCGCCTCCCTACCAGATCAATTCAGCTGGGGAGATGTGGGGCCCCGAGCACTTCCCAGAGCAGATGAGCATGGGACCCCGGGGCCCCATGCATCCCCACATGCAGAGGATGCCCGGCGGCTTCCCTCCTGGCATGATGAACCCGGGTATGGAGGGCGGCCCCAACCCCAGGGGGCCCCGGCCTGGAATGAATTGGCCCGATGACATGGGACCCAACATGGGCGACGGCAGGGGCTTCCTGCCCGGACAGGGGCCGTTTGTAGGGCCAGGGGGTCGGGTGGAGAGGTTCCCCAACCCACAGGCGATGCAGGAGGCCATGTTCCAGCAGAGCATTGGGGGTGACAAGCAGGGCATGGGGCTGCCACCGGGCATGATCATGGAGATGAACAGGATGATGGGGGGAAACGGCCCCCGAGGGCCAATGGACGGCCCCGGGAACGGCCCTAACGGAGGAGGCATGATGTTTCCCAGAATGCCTGGCGATGTTGGCCCTATGAGCCCATCCTCCAGGATGGAGTTTGTCAAGGGCCTGGGCCGGGACATGGGCCCCGAGTTCAGCATGGGCCCTGGGAACATGAACATGGGGCCCAACCCCCAGATGATGCAGGCTAAGATGAGGGGAGAGCCTCCCATGAACATGAGCCCCGAGGAGATGATGAAGATGAGAGGAGGCTCCATGCCAGAGAACATGGGCCCTCAGAAGATGATGCAGGGGCCTCCCTTCCCTGACCAGGGGCACCACCCAGGGGACTTCAACATGGGCCCCAACCGCCACTTCCCGGGTATGGGGCCTCACGGGCCAGGGAACCCTAGGTGCCCCAGAGTCGAACCCCCCTTCGGCCCTGACCAGCGAGGACCCAACCACGGCGGCAACGGTCGCCTCAGCCACATGCCCCCCAACTCGGGCCCGCCTCCCAACCAGAGGAACATGGGGGGTCGCAAGGGTCCTCAGGACATCCAGGCTAACTCACCCAACATCAACCCCCTCAAGTCCCCTACGCTGAGGCAGGTCCAATCCCCCATGCTGGGCTCGCCCTCTGGGAACCTCAAGTCCCCCCAGACACCCTCCCAGTTGGCTGGCATGCTCCAGGGGCCCTCGGCGGCGGCCGCGGCCGCTGCCTCCATCAAGTCTCCCCCCATGATGGGTTCGGCCGGAGCCTCTCCCGTCCACATGAAGTCACCCTCGCTCCCGGCACCCTCCCCAGGGTGGACATCGTCTCCCAAGCCCCCCATGCAGAGCCCAGGCATCCCCCAGAACAACAAGCAGCCCCCGCTCAGCATGACCTCACCCAACATGATGGGCAACGTGGAGCAAG gAGGGAATGGTCCCACCACAGCACCCCCTTCCAGTAGTGCTTCCAGTCTTCCGTCTGGCAGCCCCTACGCCCTGCCCCCTGAGCCCACGATATCTCAGAACCCGCTGTCCATCATGATGTCACGCATGTCCAAGTTCGCCATGCCCACTTCCACGCCCCTCTACCACGACGCCATCAAAACGGTGGCGAGCTCGGACGACGACTCGCCACCGGCCCGCTCGCCGAACCTGCCACCCATGAACATGTCTG GTATGGGAATGAACCACCACCCGGGCCACAACCGCATGATGGCTCCCACGTCACAAGGCCCCATGCCTGCTCTCAGCCCCATGGGCATGAACACCATGGGCTCCCAGCCCCTCTCCCACGGAATGCCTAACCAGATGCCCTCGCCCAACCCGATGGGGGGACCACACCAGGGGCCCATGGGGCCGGGCATGATGGGGCCTCACGGCATGATGATGCCTGGCGGGCAGGACCCAGGGATGGGCAACCCTCAGATGATACCTCAGGGCCGTATGGGCTTCTCCCACCGAGGCCAGGGATTCCCCCCTGGCCACTCTCCTCCTCAGCAGGTCCCCTTCCCCCACAACGGCCCCGGGCCCCAGGGTGGTTTCCCTCACGGCATGGGCTTCCAGGTGGAGGGGGGCCCCATGGGCCGAATGGGCAACATGGGCCCCGGTGGGGATCCGGGTGGCTTGTGTAAACCCAACACCCCTGGAGGAGGCCAGGACTTCAACATGTTCAACAATGATAACGACCTCCACGAGGTCATGCGAACAGGAGCCACCGGAATGCCAGAGTTTGACCTCTCCCGGATTATCCCATCGGAAAAGCCCAGCCAGACTCTGTCCTACTTCCCCCGCGGAGGCGATGGCCCGGGGGTGAAACCTCCTCACCAATCTGGCCCCCAGGGCTTCCCTCCCCATATGCAGGGAATGATGGTGGAGGGGAACCCCAGGATGGGGATGCCCATGCAGGGGATGGGGGGTCCGTCGGGCCCTGGCCACATGGGGGGGCCCCAAGACATGCCAATGGGGAACCCTGGCCACAATCCCATGAGGCAGCCACACCCGGGCCACCCCGGCTTCATTCCCCAGGGCATGATGGGACCCCAGCACCGGATGCTGTCGCCGGGGCAGCAGCCGGGCATGATGGGAGGACCTGGGCAGGGGATGATGCAGGTTAAAGAGAGGGGGGGGCCCATGTACAATCACCCGGGCCCCGTGGGCTCGCCCAACATGATGATGTCACTCCACGGCATGGGTGGCCCCCAGCAGACTATGATGATGCCGCCTCAGATGAGGCCTCGCGGCATGGCAGGGGACATGAGCATGGGCTTCAACCCTGGTCCCGGAAACCCCGGGAACCTCATGTTCTGA
- the LOC110527549 gene encoding B-cell CLL/lymphoma 9 protein isoform X1, protein MMLEVQEERAAGNFSRKERVKKERDEAGPDSGRANSNTNPSSNNHNAALAGTGHRNPRAKATPSASPHQHLTPPSVSLGSPSMHSSNPKVRNSPSANTQSSPKQKQEAMVRSPPVMSPSSAAQMDSKLPNQGKPGGAGSQSQPSPCDPKVLGPKGPVGSLGLKNGQGLNAGNGAKGKMKRERSTSVESFEHRDTGTSNNEGDQKELGSRAKRLCVAERRQPYSGADWCSGGESDEEDPGFFNCNLIEMKPLDSNNALSSATSTHNTVGGQSMELGGSGPKPGSKVVYVFTTEMANKAADAVFTGHSDNIIAFHMNNNSNGKGNKPHLPVNNQIGPPRGDSKQLGGAPQQQSSHPSDQNHQQASKAPPPGQQQPAEAQPQGTKPGSFLQDVAASGGMDSKSGSPQNGTPHDANSNPGGTPGHQTPSGASQQGFPSLDLPNGADAKLTAQQQQLAHELMSSMGDNSEGLSQEQLEHRERSLQTLRDIQRMLFPDDKELSLKDMVAMGQGNPGGPPGPNPGMMEGGPKKPGEQGPLQAMMAQSQSLGKPGGPVGPRPDGTPFGPGGLRDMSFSPDELGPPPPGPPMNSHGGPGGEHGDHTGMNPEQMAWLKLQQEFYEEKKRKQEQMQHRGPMGDMMMHQQGPRGPMMRGPPPPYQINSAGEMWGPEHFPEQMSMGPRGPMHPHMQRMPGGFPPGMMNPGMEGGPNPRGPRPGMNWPDDMGPNMGDGRGFLPGQGPFVGPGGRVERFPNPQAMQEAMFQQSIGGDKQGMGLPPGMIMEMNRMMGGNGPRGPMDGPGNGPNGGGMMFPRMPGDVGPMSPSSRMEFVKGLGRDMGPEFSMGPGNMNMGPNPQMMQAKMRGEPPMNMSPEEMMKMRGGSMPENMGPQKMMQGPPFPDQGHHPGDFNMGPNRHFPGMGPHGPGNPRCPRVEPPFGPDQRGPNHGGNGRLSHMPPNSGPPPNQRNMGGRKGPQDIQANSPNINPLKSPTLRQVQSPMLGSPSGNLKSPQTPSQLAGMLQGPSAAAAAAASIKSPPMMGSAGASPVHMKSPSLPAPSPGWTSSPKPPMQSPGIPQNNKQPPLSMTSPNMMGNVEQGGNGPTTAPPSSSASSLPSGSPYALPPEPTISQNPLSIMMSRMSKFAMPTSTPLYHDAIKTVASSDDDSPPARSPNLPPMNMSGMGMNHHPGHNRMMAPTSQGPMPALSPMGMNTMGSQPLSHGMPNQMPSPNPMGGPHQGPMGPGMMGPHGMMMPGGQDPGMGNPQMIPQGRMGFSHRGQGFPPGHSPPQQVPFPHNGPGPQGGFPHGMGFQVEGGPMGRMGNMGPGGDPGGLCKPNTPGGGQDFNMFNNDNDLHEVMRTGATGMPEFDLSRIIPSEKPSQTLSYFPRGGDGPGVKPPHQSGPQGFPPHMQGMMVEGNPRMGMPMQGMGGPSGPGHMGGPQDMPMGNPGHNPMRQPHPGHPGFIPQGMMGPQHRMLSPGQQPGMMGGPGQGMMQVKERGGPMYNHPGPVGSPNMMMSLHGMGGPQQTMMMPPQMRPRGMAGDMSMGFNPGPGNPGNLMF, encoded by the exons ATGATGCTGGAGGTGCAAGAGGAAAGAGCAGCAGGAAACTTCAGCCGGAAAGAGCGTGTCAAGAAGGAGCGGGACGAGGCAGGCCCGGACAGTGGCCGAGCCAATAGCAACACTAACCCCTCCTCTAATAACCACAACGCCGCCCTCGCCGGCACAGGCCACAGGAACCCCCGGGCCAAGGCCACACCCTCGGCCAGCCCGCACCAGCACTTGACTCCGCCCTCTGTCTCCCTGGGATCGCCGTCAATGCATTCCAGCAATCCCAAAGTGAGGAACTCCCCATCGGCTAACACGCAGAG CAGTCCCAAACAGAAGCAGGAGGCCATGGTGCGCTCCCCACCCGTCATGTCTCCCTCCAGCGCCGCCCAGATGGACTCAAAACTGCCCAATCAGGGAAAGCCGGGGGGCGCGGGCAGCCAATCGCAGCCCTCGCCCTGTGACCCCAAAGTTCTAGGCCCTAAGGGGCCCGTAGGGAGCCTGGGACTAAAAAACGGACAAGGCCTGAATGCAGGCAACGGGGCCAAGGGCAAAATGAAGAGGGAAAGAAGCACTTCGGTGGAGTCGTTTGAGCATCGTGACACGGGGACGAGCAACAACGAGGGGGACCAGAAAG aGCTGGGCAGCCGAGCCAAGAGGCTGTGTGTAGCTGAGCGGCGGCAGCCCTACAGTGGAGCGGACTGGTGCTCTGGGGGCGAGAGTGACGAGGAAGACCCAGGGTTCTTTA ACTGCAATTTGATAGAGATGAAGCCTTTGGACTCCAACAACGCGCTCAGCTCGGCCACGTCGACACACAATACCGTTGGAGGGCAGAGCATGGAGCTGGGCGGCAGCGGTCCCAAGCCCGGGTCAAAGGTTGTGTACGTCTTCACCACAGAGATGGCCAACAA GGCGGCTGATGCGGTCTTCACAGGCCACTCGGACAACATCATTGCCTTCCACATGAACAACAACTCCAACGGCAAGGGCAACAAGCCCCATCTACCTGTG AATAATCAGATAGGACCCCCCCGGGGTGACTCCAAGCAGCTGGGTGGAGCCCCCCAGCAGCAGTCATCTCACCCTTCTGACCAGAACCACCAGCAAGCCTCCAAAGCACCTCCACCAGGCCAACAGCAGCCAGCAGAGGCCCAGCCTCAGGGGACCAAGCCTGGGAGCTTCCTCCAGGACGTGGCCGCGTCTGGGGGCATGGACTCTAAGAGTGGAAGCCCCCAGAACGGCACGCCCCACGACGCTAACAGCAACCCTGGAGGGACGCCCGGCCACCAGACCCCTTCTGGGGCATCCCAACAGGGCTTCCCCTCTCTGGACCTTCCCAATGGCGCTGACGCCAAACTCACggcccagcagcagcagctggcACACGAGCTGATGTCCAGCATGGGGGACAACTCTGAGGGCCTGTCCCAGGAGCAGCTGGAGCACCGTGAACGCTCCCTGCAGACGCTACGGGACATCCAGCGCATGCTCTTCCCCGATGACAAGGAGTTATCCCTCAAAGACATGGTAGCCATGGGGCAGGGCAACCCAGGCGGGCCTCCTGGGCCCAACCCCGGCATGATGGAGGGGGGGCCCAAGAAACCTGGGGAGCAGGGCCCCCTCCAGGCCATGATGGCCCAGTCCCAGAGCCTGGGGAAGCCTGGAGGCCCTGTGGGGCCCCGGCCCGATGGCACTCCATTTGGGCCCGGAGGCCTCAGAGACATGTCATTCTCCCCGGACGAGCTGGGGCCTCCGCCTCCTGGACCGCCTATGAATTCTCACGGAGGGCCCGGCGGTGAGCACGGGGATCACACAGGGATGAACCCGGAGCAGATGGCATGGCTGAAGCTGCAGCAGGAGTTCTACGAGGAGAAGAAAAGGAAGCAGGAGCAGATGCAGCACCGGGGACCCATGGGCGACATGATGATGCACCAACAAGGCCCCCGGGGCCCCATGATGCGCGGGCCCCCGCCTCCCTACCAGATCAATTCAGCTGGGGAGATGTGGGGCCCCGAGCACTTCCCAGAGCAGATGAGCATGGGACCCCGGGGCCCCATGCATCCCCACATGCAGAGGATGCCCGGCGGCTTCCCTCCTGGCATGATGAACCCGGGTATGGAGGGCGGCCCCAACCCCAGGGGGCCCCGGCCTGGAATGAATTGGCCCGATGACATGGGACCCAACATGGGCGACGGCAGGGGCTTCCTGCCCGGACAGGGGCCGTTTGTAGGGCCAGGGGGTCGGGTGGAGAGGTTCCCCAACCCACAGGCGATGCAGGAGGCCATGTTCCAGCAGAGCATTGGGGGTGACAAGCAGGGCATGGGGCTGCCACCGGGCATGATCATGGAGATGAACAGGATGATGGGGGGAAACGGCCCCCGAGGGCCAATGGACGGCCCCGGGAACGGCCCTAACGGAGGAGGCATGATGTTTCCCAGAATGCCTGGCGATGTTGGCCCTATGAGCCCATCCTCCAGGATGGAGTTTGTCAAGGGCCTGGGCCGGGACATGGGCCCCGAGTTCAGCATGGGCCCTGGGAACATGAACATGGGGCCCAACCCCCAGATGATGCAGGCTAAGATGAGGGGAGAGCCTCCCATGAACATGAGCCCCGAGGAGATGATGAAGATGAGAGGAGGCTCCATGCCAGAGAACATGGGCCCTCAGAAGATGATGCAGGGGCCTCCCTTCCCTGACCAGGGGCACCACCCAGGGGACTTCAACATGGGCCCCAACCGCCACTTCCCGGGTATGGGGCCTCACGGGCCAGGGAACCCTAGGTGCCCCAGAGTCGAACCCCCCTTCGGCCCTGACCAGCGAGGACCCAACCACGGCGGCAACGGTCGCCTCAGCCACATGCCCCCCAACTCGGGCCCGCCTCCCAACCAGAGGAACATGGGGGGTCGCAAGGGTCCTCAGGACATCCAGGCTAACTCACCCAACATCAACCCCCTCAAGTCCCCTACGCTGAGGCAGGTCCAATCCCCCATGCTGGGCTCGCCCTCTGGGAACCTCAAGTCCCCCCAGACACCCTCCCAGTTGGCTGGCATGCTCCAGGGGCCCTCGGCGGCGGCCGCGGCCGCTGCCTCCATCAAGTCTCCCCCCATGATGGGTTCGGCCGGAGCCTCTCCCGTCCACATGAAGTCACCCTCGCTCCCGGCACCCTCCCCAGGGTGGACATCGTCTCCCAAGCCCCCCATGCAGAGCCCAGGCATCCCCCAGAACAACAAGCAGCCCCCGCTCAGCATGACCTCACCCAACATGATGGGCAACGTGGAGCAAG gAGGGAATGGTCCCACCACAGCACCCCCTTCCAGTAGTGCTTCCAGTCTTCCGTCTGGCAGCCCCTACGCCCTGCCCCCTGAGCCCACGATATCTCAGAACCCGCTGTCCATCATGATGTCACGCATGTCCAAGTTCGCCATGCCCACTTCCACGCCCCTCTACCACGACGCCATCAAAACGGTGGCGAGCTCGGACGACGACTCGCCACCGGCCCGCTCGCCGAACCTGCCACCCATGAACATGTCTG GTATGGGAATGAACCACCACCCGGGCCACAACCGCATGATGGCTCCCACGTCACAAGGCCCCATGCCTGCTCTCAGCCCCATGGGCATGAACACCATGGGCTCCCAGCCCCTCTCCCACGGAATGCCTAACCAGATGCCCTCGCCCAACCCGATGGGGGGACCACACCAGGGGCCCATGGGGCCGGGCATGATGGGGCCTCACGGCATGATGATGCCTGGCGGGCAGGACCCAGGGATGGGCAACCCTCAGATGATACCTCAGGGCCGTATGGGCTTCTCCCACCGAGGCCAGGGATTCCCCCCTGGCCACTCTCCTCCTCAGCAGGTCCCCTTCCCCCACAACGGCCCCGGGCCCCAGGGTGGTTTCCCTCACGGCATGGGCTTCCAGGTGGAGGGGGGCCCCATGGGCCGAATGGGCAACATGGGCCCCGGTGGGGATCCGGGTGGCTTGTGTAAACCCAACACCCCTGGAGGAGGCCAGGACTTCAACATGTTCAACAATGATAACGACCTCCACGAGGTCATGCGAACAGGAGCCACCGGAATGCCAGAGTTTGACCTCTCCCGGATTATCCCATCGGAAAAGCCCAGCCAGACTCTGTCCTACTTCCCCCGCGGAGGCGATGGCCCGGGGGTGAAACCTCCTCACCAATCTGGCCCCCAGGGCTTCCCTCCCCATATGCAGGGAATGATGGTGGAGGGGAACCCCAGGATGGGGATGCCCATGCAGGGGATGGGGGGTCCGTCGGGCCCTGGCCACATGGGGGGGCCCCAAGACATGCCAATGGGGAACCCTGGCCACAATCCCATGAGGCAGCCACACCCGGGCCACCCCGGCTTCATTCCCCAGGGCATGATGGGACCCCAGCACCGGATGCTGTCGCCGGGGCAGCAGCCGGGCATGATGGGAGGACCTGGGCAGGGGATGATGCAGGTTAAAGAGAGGGGGGGGCCCATGTACAATCACCCGGGCCCCGTGGGCTCGCCCAACATGATGATGTCACTCCACGGCATGGGTGGCCCCCAGCAGACTATGATGATGCCGCCTCAGATGAGGCCTCGCGGCATGGCAGGGGACATGAGCATGGGCTTCAACCCTGGTCCCGGAAACCCCGGGAACCTCATGTTCTGA